A window of the Macrobrachium rosenbergii isolate ZJJX-2024 chromosome 13, ASM4041242v1, whole genome shotgun sequence genome harbors these coding sequences:
- the LOC136844918 gene encoding carbohydrate sulfotransferase 11-like, whose protein sequence is MFPRLGRLPRRVVLTCVYVYCLLLIYRISDSKEYERKRLANVKQSLRERAQLIKAECIAHPPPLTKTQKNAQDAAAVDARLSAHYSNMHLKLALKDIIYVPKNNISWCILPKVASTSWSKSLLELAGYTENDLLHRDRPLQTILRDTYKPVKIDNINKTLGNSVKFLFVRHPFQRLVSAYRNKLEDSYKEEDGQYFYNNYGRNIVAKFRVHEKKENQKVLASQNVQEDTDSDPTDAEFRREPTFVEYIDYLINTDATSYDEHWKPIWLQCHVCDFDYDYIIKYENFEEEIGIFINILKDNGQLPSTFALQWENRGGTSANVTRQYLKQISDRKLWRLYEKYRHDFGYFGYTMEDYLNL, encoded by the exons ATGTTTCCGAGGTTGGGACGTCTGCCCAGACGCGTCGTGTTGACCTGCGTCTACGTTTATTGCCTCTTGCTCATCTATCGCATCAGTGACTCGAAAGAG TACGAGAGAAAAAGGCTGGCCAACGTCAAGCAAAGCTTGAGGGAACGGGCTCAGCTGATCAAGGCAGAATGCATTGCCCATCCACCTCCACTGACCAAGACCCAGAAAAATGCCCAGGATGCAGCAGCTGTGGATGCCCGCTTGTCGGCCCACTACAGCAATATGCATTTGAAACTGGCGCTcaaagatataatatatgtaccCAAAAACAACATTTCCTGGTGCATTCTTCCAAAG GTAGCTTCAACCTCATGGTCTAAGTCACTCCTCGAACTGGCAGGCTACACTGAAAATGACCTGTTGCATAGAGACAGACCTCTTCAGACCATTCTCAGAGACACTTATAA GCCCGTTAAAATAGACAACATAAACAAAACGCTTGGGAATTCCGTGAAATTCCTCTTTGTGAGACATCCCTTCCAGCGTCTGGTATCGGCCTACAGAAACAAACTGGAAGACAGTTACAAGGAGGAAGACGGGCAATACTTCTACAACAACTACGGCAGAAATATCGTCGCGAAGTTCCGAGTCCACGagaagaaggagaaccaaaaGGTGCTAGCTAGTCAAAATGTCCAGGAAGACACGGATTCTGACCCTACAGACGCAGAATTCCGGAGGGAGCCAACTTTCGTAGAATACATCGATTACCTGATCAACACCGACGCCACGTCGTACGACGAACACTGGAAGCCCATTTGGCTGCAGTGTCACGTGTGTGACTTTGATTACGATTACATCATAAAATACGAGAATTTTGAAGAGGAAATTGGCATCTTCATCAACATCCTCAAAGATAACGGCCAGCTGCCCAGCACTTTTGCACTGCAGTGGGAAAATAGGGGAGGGACGAGTGCCAACGTAACAAGACAGTACTTGAAGCAAATCAGCGATCGAAAGCTGTGGAGGCTCTACGAAAAATATCGCCACGATTTTGGATATTTTGGATACACAATGGAAGACTACTTGAATTTATAA
- the LOC136844926 gene encoding sorbitol dehydrogenase-like, with protein sequence MENEYPLMHGIGDLRMGKHPIPELGPQEVLVKISKVGLCGSDLSVVYKGRLGDRDVPLPAGVGHEAAGVIVKCGSAVRNLKIGDRVAIEPGGDCRMCDFCKSGKYNNCPVACFHSEAGPTPTPGMLARYYKQRADLCFKLPDNVSQEEGAIIEPLAVAVHGCRRAKVTAGSSVLICGAGPIGLLSLLVAKAMGATNILTTDIKESRLLMAKKMESDHTLLVKSETPQELAKKVAQLMGCMPEITIECSGVDDCIRMAIFATRSGGVVILAGIGTPEVKLPIVNAAVREVDLLGIFRYTNCYPIAIDMIAKGLIDVRPLITHRFKFEEFNKAFEMFKAGADGAIKCMISCE encoded by the exons ATGGAGAACGAATATCCTTTGATGCACGGCATTGGGGATCTAAGGATG GGAAAGCATCCTATTCCTGAGCTTGGCCCTCAAG AAGTGCTCGTGAAGATATCGAAAGTTGGCCTATGTGGTTCAGATCTGTCCGTAGTTTACAAAGGGCGCCTCGGAGACCGTGACGTTCCCCTCCCTGCTGGCGTAGGACATGAAGCAGCAGGAGTGATTGTCAAATGTGGATCGGCTGTCAGGAACCTGAAGATAG GTGATCGCGTTGCCATCGAGCCTGGCGGTGACTGCCGCATGTGTGATTTTTGCAAAAGCGGGAAATACAACAACTGTCCCGTTGCCTGCTTTCACTCGGAGGCCGGTCCAACGCCCACCCCGGGCATGCTGGCTCGGTACTACAAGCAAAGAGCTGACCTCTGCTTCAA ACTTCCTGACAACGTGAGCCAAGAAGAAGGTGCAATTATCGAGCCTCTGGCAGTGGCAGTCCATGGATGCAGGAGAGCCAAAGTCACAGCTGGGTCCTCTGTCCTAATTTGTGGAGCAGGTCCTATTGGACTACTAAGTCTCTTAGTAGCCAAAGCAATGGGGGCTACTAATATCCTTACTACAG ACATTAAAGAAAGCCGGCTCTTGATGGCCAAGAAAATGGAATCAGACCACACGCTTCTTGTGAAGAGCGAAACTCCCCAAGAGTTGGCAAAGAAGGTGGCTCAACTGATGGGCTGTATGCCGGAAATTACGATCGAATGCAGCGGTGTGGATGACTGCATAAGGATGGCCATTTTT GCTACAAGATCGGGTGGTGTCGTGATTCTGGCTGGAATCGGAACGCCGGAAGTTAAGCTTCCAATCGTTAATGCAGCCGTGAGAGAAGTTGACTTACTAGGAATCTTCCGTTACACCAACTG TTACCCGATAGCCATCGACATGATCGCCAAAGGCCTGATCGACGTGAGGCCTTTGATCACGCACAGGTTCAAGTTCGAGGAATTCAACAAGGCCTTCGAGATGTTCAAGGCCGGGGCCGACGGGGCAATCAAGTGTATGATCTCATGCGAGTAA